A single genomic interval of Planktothrix sp. FACHB-1365 harbors:
- a CDS encoding bifunctional sterol desaturase/short chain dehydrogenase produces the protein MVWMENFAWGVGSILGAELVRDIYHTLAHVFTPLYRLHNWHHRVFRPDLTPVSEDIYRQAHWYNDVPEASVMLSFTLILLAIAHIYSPEQQGFALLGCIYTFGFLLSAIARGMGIPNADKLTDLTHLPGEFSSPPAPWMVNRTYHWRHHFDNQNAYFCGTFTVLDKIMGTALSLKGKTVAVTGASGTLGQALLFHLHLKGAKILALTSSEQTLNLTVEGETIPIKTVTWKVGQEQQLAELLPKVDILILNHGINVHGLRTEEAISQSYEVNTFSCWRLLELFLSTVRTNADIAKKEVWVNTSEAEVGPALSPLYELSKRTLGDLITLRRLDAPCVIRKLILGPFKSNLNPIGVLSPDWVAQQILKLAQADVRDIIVTINPLTFLAFPIKEFWVSAYFKLFSRKSADLTTTALKRN, from the coding sequence ATGGTTTGGATGGAAAATTTTGCTTGGGGAGTAGGTTCTATCTTAGGTGCGGAACTGGTACGAGATATTTACCATACCCTGGCTCATGTTTTTACGCCGTTATATCGTTTGCATAATTGGCATCATCGGGTATTTCGTCCCGATTTAACCCCAGTCAGTGAAGACATTTATCGCCAAGCCCATTGGTATAATGACGTTCCTGAAGCCAGCGTCATGTTAAGCTTTACGTTAATTTTACTGGCGATCGCCCATATTTACAGCCCTGAACAACAAGGATTTGCCCTTCTGGGTTGTATTTATACCTTCGGTTTTTTATTATCAGCAATTGCTAGAGGAATGGGAATTCCAAATGCGGATAAACTCACCGATTTAACCCATCTTCCCGGTGAATTTTCTAGTCCACCTGCACCCTGGATGGTGAATCGAACTTACCATTGGCGGCATCATTTTGATAATCAAAACGCTTATTTTTGTGGAACCTTTACGGTATTAGATAAGATCATGGGAACGGCACTTTCATTAAAAGGAAAAACCGTTGCAGTCACCGGAGCATCAGGAACCCTCGGACAAGCACTTCTGTTCCATTTACACTTAAAAGGTGCAAAAATTTTGGCGTTGACTTCCAGTGAACAAACCCTAAACTTAACGGTTGAAGGAGAAACAATTCCCATCAAAACTGTTACTTGGAAAGTCGGACAAGAACAACAATTAGCCGAGTTATTGCCAAAAGTTGATATCTTAATTTTAAATCATGGGATTAATGTTCACGGTCTGAGAACCGAAGAAGCAATCTCTCAATCCTATGAAGTCAATACATTTTCCTGTTGGCGACTGTTAGAATTATTTCTGAGTACCGTTCGCACCAACGCCGATATCGCCAAAAAAGAAGTTTGGGTCAATACCTCCGAAGCCGAAGTGGGGCCAGCCTTAAGTCCCCTTTACGAACTCAGCAAGCGGACGTTAGGGGATTTAATCACTCTCCGTCGTTTAGATGCACCCTGCGTCATTCGTAAATTGATTTTAGGGCCATTTAAGAGCAATTTAAACCCTATTGGTGTCCTATCTCCTGACTGGGTGGCTCAACAAATTCTTAAACTTGCCCAAGCCGATGTCCGCGATATAATTGTAACTATCAATCCTCTGACATTTCTTGCCTTTCCCATTAAAGAATTCTGGGTATCTGCTTACTTCAAACTGTTCAGTCGTAAATCTGCTGATCTAACCACTACTGCTCTCAAGCGCAATTAG
- a CDS encoding ATP-binding protein: MTSNYSADQIQVLEGLEAVRKRPGMYIGSTGPRGLHHLVYEVVDNAIDEALAGYCTHIEIDFNADGSVTVTDDGRGIPVDTHSKTGKSALETVLTVLHAGGKFGGGGYKVSGGLHGVGVSVVNALSEWVEVTVFRDKKEYRQRFERGTPVTELTSKPIKENRTGTSLRFFPDTVIFTSGIEFDCDTIASRLRELAYLNAGVKVTLTDNRLELLKRETPRIETYCYEGGIREYIAYMNNDKQPLHEDIIYISGERSNVQIEVALQWCTDAYSDTILGFANNIRTIDGGTHLEGLKTVLTRTLNTIARKRNKLKEGEANLGGENIREGLTAVISAKVPDPEFEGQTKTRLGNPEVRGIVDSLVGEALTEYLEFNPGIADAVIEKAIQAFKAAEAARRARDLVRRKSVLESSPLPGKLADCSSRDPQESEIFLVEGDSAGGCWFSFTYISLADGSEKTIKEIVDEQAEGKEHFCYTINQSGNIAIERIINARLTKKDAQVVKLTLDNGETLICTTDHPFMLRDGSYKAAAELTPDDSLMPFHRKISQKGIDGGLNGYEMVWNPGYDKWIYTHLLADFYNLKQGVYQASEGNHRHHVDFNKRNNNPTNIQRLPAQDHLALHRAHLDKTLHRPDVIEKSRQVHQSEEFREFMKQRMMQPETRQILSEQAKAQWEDEQYKAYMAEKWREFYESNEEYRQENNEMLYQAQQEYWSHEENRLKQAERVRQYFADNPELRQAYSEASKKQWEDENLLEWRREKTKEQWTREFRKKRRKALDETYYAKTLAALYKVYSHYGYMDVDKYENYRKRQKDNSILTFKTFCDRYFDGDEVATRMAIRNYNHRVVSIEWLEERHDVYDIEVPHSHNFALSAGIFVHNSAKQGRDRRTQAILPLRGKILNIEKTDDAKIYKNNEIQSLITALGLGIKGEEFDASQLRYHKVIIMSVAGNEPTLVMEDSGKTEFVEIGTFIDECIAGKRTPERYQVIAFDPVTHATRFRPIKAVIRHGHEEPMYQLKTRYNRQIKVTSSHSVFVYENGEVKLKKGNEVKPGDWLVASRRLPRSTEPQTPIDLLRTFYEAGVTQSLYLQGEDVRKIASRRILAKVEKPELLSEARVELEANAWQELIAQRQSLGITQQQLANAIGVKQAITISHWERGINRPILANFLDYLEAIGGNENVVYQTLPSKIDQLLTQDDSSKNARWREVSNYKPFEYFTPSELIQLGDNLKIVPQAHQNKAFNRYLPITSELMWFLGWYVAEGTLSKHQVSLNLGTKDERFIPELITAIQAVFGETPRRYDDPESQGIKLYFNSVMAARLLQAWGLGKKAHEKPIPDLVFSVTEPLQLAFLEGYFLGDGTTSGANISWTTNSHSLKEGLLYLFGQLGLIVSTSEHQPQCHETASIQTRHSYYTLTLCGKQQLETCRLIWQRHLGAEKLNAYLQLPMQKPMDYLPISEDLMGLKVIAAEEIELVGDYVYDFSVEGDENFVCGSGGLCCHNTDADVDGAHIRTLLLTFFYRYQRELVDQGYIYIACPPLYKVERGRNHQYCYNERELQEYLGSLPANANYNIQRFKGLGEMMPEQLWTTTMNPDTRMIKQVEIEDAAEADRIFTVLMGDRVAPRREFIETHAPRLNLTDLDI, from the coding sequence ATGACCAGCAATTACAGCGCCGACCAAATTCAAGTTCTTGAAGGTTTGGAAGCCGTTCGCAAACGCCCTGGAATGTACATTGGTTCCACCGGGCCGCGAGGACTCCACCATTTAGTATACGAGGTTGTAGACAACGCGATCGATGAAGCGCTGGCTGGCTATTGCACCCACATCGAAATTGATTTCAACGCCGATGGTTCTGTCACCGTTACCGATGATGGTCGGGGTATCCCCGTTGATACCCATTCTAAAACCGGAAAGTCTGCTTTAGAAACTGTGTTAACCGTTCTGCACGCCGGAGGAAAATTTGGCGGTGGTGGTTATAAAGTTTCTGGGGGTTTGCATGGTGTGGGGGTTTCTGTTGTTAACGCTTTATCGGAATGGGTAGAAGTTACGGTTTTTCGGGATAAAAAAGAATATCGCCAACGCTTTGAACGGGGAACTCCCGTGACGGAACTCACCTCAAAACCCATCAAAGAAAACAGAACGGGAACCTCCTTGCGCTTTTTCCCCGATACTGTAATTTTTACCAGTGGCATTGAGTTTGATTGTGATACGATTGCTTCGCGTTTACGAGAACTTGCCTACTTAAACGCAGGAGTTAAAGTCACTCTCACCGATAATCGTTTAGAACTGTTAAAACGAGAAACTCCTCGGATAGAAACCTACTGTTATGAAGGCGGGATAAGGGAGTATATCGCCTACATGAACAACGATAAACAACCCCTCCATGAAGATATTATTTATATTTCGGGAGAACGGAGTAATGTTCAAATTGAAGTCGCTTTGCAGTGGTGTACCGATGCCTATAGTGATACAATTTTAGGCTTTGCTAATAATATTAGAACCATTGATGGAGGCACCCACTTAGAAGGGTTAAAAACTGTTTTAACTCGGACTTTAAATACCATCGCCCGCAAACGGAATAAACTCAAAGAAGGAGAAGCTAATTTAGGCGGGGAAAATATTAGAGAAGGGTTAACGGCCGTCATTTCCGCGAAAGTTCCCGATCCTGAATTTGAAGGACAAACAAAAACTCGATTAGGAAATCCAGAAGTTCGGGGAATTGTTGACTCCTTGGTGGGGGAAGCGTTAACCGAGTATTTGGAATTTAATCCAGGAATTGCCGATGCGGTGATTGAAAAGGCCATCCAAGCCTTTAAAGCCGCAGAAGCTGCTCGACGAGCACGGGATTTAGTGCGTCGAAAATCGGTCTTAGAATCCTCTCCTTTACCCGGTAAATTAGCGGACTGTAGCAGCCGAGATCCCCAAGAATCGGAGATTTTCTTAGTCGAAGGCGACAGCGCCGGCGGTTGTTGGTTTAGTTTTACTTATATATCACTCGCTGATGGTTCAGAAAAAACTATCAAAGAGATTGTTGATGAACAAGCTGAGGGGAAAGAGCATTTTTGCTACACCATTAATCAAAGTGGCAATATTGCCATTGAACGGATTATTAATGCACGACTAACCAAAAAAGATGCCCAAGTCGTGAAATTAACTTTAGATAATGGAGAAACCCTGATTTGTACGACCGATCACCCCTTTATGTTAAGGGATGGTAGTTATAAAGCCGCAGCAGAATTAACCCCTGATGATTCCTTGATGCCATTTCATCGCAAAATTTCTCAGAAAGGAATAGATGGAGGATTAAACGGTTATGAAATGGTTTGGAACCCTGGTTATGATAAATGGATTTATACCCATTTATTAGCGGATTTTTATAACTTAAAACAGGGGGTTTATCAAGCGTCTGAAGGGAATCATCGTCACCATGTTGATTTTAATAAACGCAACAATAATCCCACCAATATTCAACGCTTACCGGCCCAAGACCATTTGGCTTTACATCGCGCCCATTTGGACAAAACCTTACATCGTCCTGATGTGATTGAGAAAAGTCGCCAGGTGCATCAAAGTGAAGAATTCCGAGAATTTATGAAGCAACGGATGATGCAGCCTGAAACCCGACAAATTCTGTCAGAACAGGCTAAAGCCCAATGGGAAGATGAGCAATATAAAGCTTATATGGCAGAGAAATGGCGAGAATTTTATGAAAGTAATGAGGAGTATCGCCAAGAAAATAATGAAATGTTATATCAGGCGCAACAAGAATATTGGAGTCATGAAGAAAACCGCCTGAAACAAGCAGAACGAGTGCGACAATATTTTGCGGATAATCCTGAACTTCGACAAGCTTATTCTGAAGCATCGAAAAAACAATGGGAAGATGAAAATCTCTTGGAATGGCGACGGGAAAAAACCAAGGAACAGTGGACACGAGAGTTTCGTAAAAAACGGCGTAAAGCGTTAGATGAAACCTATTATGCCAAAACACTTGCTGCGCTATATAAAGTCTATTCCCATTATGGGTATATGGACGTTGACAAGTACGAAAATTATCGCAAACGTCAAAAAGATAACAGTATCTTGACCTTTAAAACGTTTTGCGATCGCTATTTTGATGGCGATGAAGTCGCAACCCGAATGGCAATTCGGAACTATAACCATCGGGTCGTTTCTATTGAATGGTTAGAAGAACGCCATGATGTTTATGATATTGAAGTTCCCCATAGCCATAACTTCGCGTTATCGGCGGGTATTTTTGTGCATAATAGTGCCAAACAAGGACGCGATCGCCGTACTCAAGCCATTCTTCCTTTACGCGGAAAAATCCTCAATATTGAGAAAACCGATGATGCCAAAATCTACAAAAATAATGAAATTCAATCCTTAATTACTGCCTTGGGATTAGGAATTAAAGGAGAAGAATTCGATGCCTCTCAATTGCGGTATCATAAAGTCATCATTATGAGCGTTGCTGGAAACGAACCGACGCTGGTGATGGAGGATAGTGGCAAAACAGAATTCGTAGAAATTGGCACATTTATTGATGAATGTATTGCCGGAAAACGCACCCCAGAACGCTATCAAGTGATTGCCTTTGATCCCGTTACTCATGCCACTCGTTTCCGTCCGATTAAAGCAGTGATTCGTCATGGACATGAAGAACCCATGTATCAACTGAAAACTCGCTATAATCGTCAAATTAAAGTGACATCTTCTCATAGCGTTTTTGTTTATGAAAATGGGGAAGTAAAACTTAAAAAAGGTAATGAAGTTAAACCTGGAGATTGGTTAGTTGCCAGTCGTCGTTTACCCCGTTCAACGGAACCTCAAACTCCCATTGATTTACTCCGTACTTTCTATGAAGCGGGTGTAACTCAATCGTTATATTTGCAAGGAGAAGATGTTCGTAAAATTGCCAGTCGCCGGATTTTAGCGAAAGTTGAAAAACCCGAATTATTAAGTGAAGCACGGGTGGAATTAGAGGCTAACGCATGGCAAGAGTTAATTGCTCAACGTCAATCATTAGGCATAACTCAACAGCAGTTAGCGAATGCCATCGGAGTTAAACAAGCGATTACCATTAGTCACTGGGAACGGGGGATTAATCGGCCGATTTTGGCTAACTTCTTAGATTATTTAGAAGCCATTGGAGGGAATGAAAATGTTGTTTACCAAACCCTTCCTTCTAAAATTGATCAACTCCTAACTCAAGATGACAGCAGTAAAAATGCTCGTTGGCGCGAAGTTAGTAATTACAAACCCTTTGAATATTTCACACCCAGTGAGTTAATTCAGTTGGGGGATAACCTGAAAATTGTTCCTCAAGCGCACCAGAATAAAGCCTTTAATCGCTATTTACCCATTACATCCGAATTAATGTGGTTTTTGGGTTGGTATGTGGCAGAAGGAACCTTATCTAAACATCAAGTTAGCCTGAATTTAGGCACAAAAGATGAACGGTTTATCCCTGAATTAATCACGGCAATTCAAGCGGTTTTTGGAGAAACGCCACGCCGTTATGATGATCCCGAAAGTCAAGGCATTAAACTCTATTTTAATAGTGTGATGGCTGCCCGACTTTTACAAGCATGGGGATTAGGGAAAAAAGCCCATGAAAAACCCATTCCCGATCTTGTTTTCTCTGTCACTGAACCGTTGCAGCTTGCCTTTTTAGAGGGGTATTTCTTAGGGGATGGTACGACCAGTGGGGCGAATATTTCTTGGACAACCAATTCCCATTCCTTAAAAGAAGGATTACTGTATTTATTCGGACAATTGGGGTTAATTGTGAGTACCAGTGAACATCAACCTCAATGTCATGAAACAGCTTCCATCCAAACCCGTCATTCCTATTACACCCTCACCCTTTGTGGCAAACAACAACTAGAAACTTGTCGGTTAATTTGGCAACGTCATTTAGGGGCAGAAAAACTCAATGCCTATCTCCAACTTCCGATGCAGAAACCGATGGATTATTTACCCATTAGTGAAGATTTAATGGGATTAAAAGTCATTGCTGCCGAGGAAATTGAATTAGTTGGAGACTATGTTTATGACTTCTCGGTTGAGGGGGATGAAAACTTCGTTTGTGGAAGCGGAGGACTTTGTTGTCATAATACTGACGCGGACGTTGATGGAGCCCATATCCGTACTTTATTGCTCACCTTTTTCTATCGTTATCAACGGGAATTAGTGGATCAAGGCTATATTTATATTGCCTGTCCTCCGTTGTATAAAGTGGAACGGGGACGGAACCATCAATACTGTTACAATGAGCGAGAATTGCAGGAGTATTTGGGAAGTTTACCCGCCAATGCTAACTACAATATTCAACGGTTTAAAGGGTTAGGGGAAATGATGCCAGAACAACTTTGGACAACCACCATGAACCCCGATACTCGCATGATTAAACAGGTTGAAATTGAAGATGCGGCGGAAGCGGATCGGATTTTTACTGTGTTAATGGGCGATCGCGTAGCTCCTCGTCGGGAGTTTATTGAAACCCATGCTCCCCGCTTGAATTTGACGGATTTAGACATCTAA
- the miaA gene encoding tRNA (adenosine(37)-N6)-dimethylallyltransferase MiaA, which produces MTISTISQPPRLIVICGATATGKSGLALQLAERLGSVILSADSRLVYREFDIGTAKPTREERQRVPHYLIDICEPTQTLTVADYQDHAQHLIGNAPESPPLLLVGGTGLYIKSIVRGMKIPRVAPQLELRSQLEALGQFQCYQILQQIDPMAAQKIHANDQVRTLRALEVYYITGRPISEQQGENPPDYPILQIGLHCEPEALTSRIQRRTEEMIEKGFVQEVEQLCQKYGTELSLLETLGYQEIKQYLGGDISLETAKELTVLHTRQFAKRQRTWFRAISEIQWFDVDSSQVLDEILKSLIV; this is translated from the coding sequence TTGACTATTTCTACAATATCACAGCCACCTCGGTTAATTGTAATCTGCGGTGCGACGGCGACGGGGAAATCAGGATTAGCACTCCAGTTGGCGGAACGTTTGGGGTCTGTGATTTTGAGCGCGGATTCTCGGTTGGTGTATCGAGAGTTTGATATTGGTACGGCTAAACCGACGCGGGAAGAACGTCAGCGTGTTCCCCATTATTTGATTGATATTTGTGAACCGACGCAGACTTTAACCGTAGCAGATTATCAGGATCACGCTCAACATTTGATTGGGAATGCTCCTGAATCTCCGCCTTTATTGTTAGTTGGTGGGACAGGATTATATATTAAATCTATTGTGCGGGGAATGAAAATTCCTAGGGTTGCACCTCAGCTTGAATTGCGATCGCAACTTGAGGCATTAGGTCAATTTCAATGTTATCAAATCTTACAACAAATTGATCCGATGGCAGCACAAAAAATTCACGCTAATGATCAAGTGAGAACTTTACGAGCTTTAGAAGTTTATTATATTACAGGTCGCCCCATTTCTGAACAACAAGGGGAAAATCCCCCCGATTATCCGATTTTACAAATTGGTTTACACTGTGAACCGGAAGCATTAACTTCTCGAATTCAACGGCGAACGGAAGAGATGATTGAAAAAGGATTTGTGCAAGAAGTTGAACAGTTATGTCAGAAATATGGGACAGAATTATCTTTATTAGAAACTTTGGGCTATCAGGAAATTAAACAATATTTAGGCGGGGATATTTCTTTAGAAACCGCCAAAGAATTAACGGTATTACATACCCGACAATTTGCCAAACGACAAAGAACTTGGTTTCGAGCAATTTCTGAAATTCAATGGTTTGATGTAGATAGTTCTCAGGTATTAGATGAGATTTTAAAAAGTCTGATTGTATAA